In Schlegelella aquatica, one DNA window encodes the following:
- a CDS encoding TolC family protein, with protein MALPLWAAAQQAALGSDLASLLDYARQNNPELASMQHEAAAAAQRVQPAAALPDPVLRVELENFNNYGNSAGPSLLPSKVAQTKYTLMQQFPAWGKRELRRQAAEAEARQAQARAAVLWAEQAARIRVAYAQYFLASRNERITRELLDLVTRMEQVAQTRYAGGLAAQQDVLRAQLEQTAMRSELIAAANDKRQLQARLNALLGRGPSAPLAEPQDLPALPATAALPATELLARVREANPLVRAEAARLEAAQSNRDLTWRNRYPDFNIGITPTQMRSRVTEWMLMVEFNIPLQQASRRSQEREAAAMVEAARARAEAAATQAAAELEEQLSALEAARHAEELIRTRQLPQAELSLQSALAGYETGKVDFTSLLEAQRQTRRARLDLLKTQVDAQMRAAEIERILGDAL; from the coding sequence TTGGCGTTGCCCCTGTGGGCAGCCGCGCAGCAGGCCGCACTGGGCAGCGACCTCGCATCTCTTCTCGACTACGCCCGCCAGAACAACCCCGAGCTCGCCTCGATGCAGCACGAAGCCGCTGCCGCGGCACAGCGCGTGCAGCCGGCCGCAGCCTTGCCCGACCCGGTGCTGCGCGTCGAGCTCGAGAACTTCAACAACTACGGCAACAGCGCCGGCCCCAGCTTGCTGCCGTCGAAGGTGGCCCAGACGAAGTACACGTTGATGCAGCAGTTCCCCGCCTGGGGCAAGCGCGAGCTGCGCCGCCAGGCCGCGGAAGCGGAGGCCCGGCAGGCCCAGGCGCGGGCCGCGGTCCTCTGGGCGGAGCAGGCCGCGCGCATCCGCGTGGCCTATGCGCAGTACTTCCTGGCCAGCCGCAACGAACGCATCACCCGCGAACTCCTGGACCTCGTCACCCGCATGGAGCAGGTGGCCCAGACCCGCTATGCCGGCGGCCTGGCGGCGCAGCAGGACGTGCTTCGCGCCCAGCTGGAGCAAACCGCCATGCGCTCGGAGCTGATCGCGGCGGCCAACGACAAGCGCCAGTTGCAGGCGCGGCTGAACGCGCTGCTCGGGCGCGGCCCGAGCGCGCCGCTGGCGGAACCGCAAGACCTGCCGGCCCTGCCCGCCACGGCAGCATTGCCCGCAACCGAACTGTTGGCTCGCGTGCGCGAGGCCAACCCCCTGGTGCGGGCGGAGGCAGCCCGGCTCGAGGCCGCGCAATCGAACCGCGACCTCACGTGGCGCAACCGCTATCCCGACTTCAACATCGGGATCACTCCCACGCAGATGAGGTCGCGCGTGACGGAGTGGATGCTGATGGTGGAGTTCAACATCCCGCTCCAGCAAGCCAGCCGTCGGTCGCAGGAGCGCGAGGCCGCGGCCATGGTCGAAGCGGCGCGTGCACGCGCCGAGGCCGCTGCCACCCAGGCCGCCGCCGAGCTCGAAGAGCAGCTGTCGGCGCTGGAGGCGGCGCGCCACGCCGAAGAGCTGATCCGAACGCGCCAACTGCCGCAGGCCGAGTTGAGCCTGCAATCCGCGCTGGCCGGTTACGAGACGGGCAAGGTGGACTTCACCAGCCTGCTGGAAGCACAACGCCAGACCCGCAGGGCCCGCCTGGACCTGCTCAAAACACAGGTCGACGCGCAGATGCGCGCCGCGGAGATCGAACGCATCCTGGGAGACGCGCTGTGA
- a CDS encoding efflux RND transporter periplasmic adaptor subunit, translating to MKNSFVALLTVTVAAAGVVAGQWWSSRQHSAATATPTSAETAKAGPAARRILYYRNPMGLPDTSPTPKKDPMGMDYIPVYEGEEPESTSGAPQVRISAEKVQKMGVRTEAAALRPLGRVVRASGRVEPDERRVYAVTSKFEGYVERLHVNATGQPVARGQALFEVYSPELVSAQREYAIAAQGVRALAGAGGDAAAGMRQLAESSLLRLRNWDIPPDQVEALARTGEIRRTVTFRSPVSGIVTEKKAVQGMRFMPGETLYQVTDLGAVWVIADVFEQDIGSLKRGARATVRIDAYPERTFSGTVTYVYPTLNAQTRTIPVRLELANPGHLLKPAMFAQVELAAADTRPVLAVPDSAVIDSGTRRIVLVQVGEGRFEPREVKTGARSDTHVQVLEGVREGEQVVVAANFLIDAESNLKAAVGALAAHAGHAAPGPSAVPASGPAATGAAAHAGHAGHAAPPPAAGAPASVGHRAEGIVEDVDAKTGSLSLNHGPVPTLRWPAMTMEFKVANESLLRDLKPGTKVRFEFVEREPGEWVITSVSRM from the coding sequence GTGAAGAACTCGTTCGTGGCCCTGCTCACCGTGACCGTGGCCGCAGCCGGTGTCGTGGCCGGCCAATGGTGGAGCAGCCGCCAGCACTCCGCCGCCACGGCAACCCCCACCAGTGCCGAGACCGCGAAGGCCGGGCCTGCGGCGCGCAGGATCCTCTACTACCGCAACCCGATGGGGTTGCCGGACACCTCGCCCACACCCAAGAAGGATCCGATGGGGATGGACTACATCCCCGTGTACGAAGGCGAGGAGCCCGAAAGCACGAGCGGCGCGCCGCAGGTCCGTATCAGCGCCGAGAAGGTGCAGAAGATGGGTGTGCGAACGGAAGCCGCCGCCCTGCGTCCGTTGGGACGCGTCGTGCGCGCGAGCGGACGTGTGGAGCCCGACGAGCGCCGCGTCTATGCCGTGACGTCCAAGTTCGAAGGGTACGTGGAGCGCCTCCATGTGAACGCAACGGGGCAGCCGGTCGCACGCGGCCAGGCGCTGTTCGAGGTGTACAGCCCGGAGCTGGTCTCGGCCCAGCGCGAGTACGCCATCGCGGCTCAGGGGGTGCGAGCGCTGGCGGGAGCGGGGGGCGACGCCGCCGCCGGCATGCGCCAGCTGGCGGAATCGAGCCTGCTGCGCCTGCGCAACTGGGACATCCCGCCTGATCAGGTGGAAGCGCTCGCCCGCACCGGCGAAATCCGCCGCACCGTGACGTTCCGCTCGCCGGTCAGCGGCATCGTGACCGAGAAGAAAGCCGTCCAGGGCATGCGGTTCATGCCGGGCGAAACGCTGTACCAGGTGACGGACCTCGGCGCCGTCTGGGTGATCGCTGATGTCTTCGAGCAGGACATCGGCTCGCTCAAGCGCGGTGCGCGGGCCACGGTGCGCATCGATGCGTACCCGGAAAGGACCTTCAGCGGCACGGTGACTTACGTGTATCCCACGCTGAACGCGCAGACGAGGACGATCCCCGTGCGGCTCGAACTCGCCAATCCGGGGCACCTGCTCAAGCCGGCCATGTTCGCCCAGGTGGAGCTGGCCGCCGCCGACACGAGGCCGGTCCTGGCCGTGCCCGATTCGGCCGTCATCGACAGCGGAACGCGACGCATCGTCCTGGTGCAAGTCGGCGAGGGCCGCTTCGAGCCGCGGGAGGTGAAGACGGGCGCGCGCAGCGACACCCACGTCCAGGTGCTGGAGGGCGTGCGTGAGGGCGAGCAGGTCGTGGTGGCCGCGAACTTCCTGATCGACGCCGAGAGCAACCTCAAAGCCGCCGTTGGCGCGCTGGCGGCCCATGCCGGCCATGCCGCTCCCGGCCCCTCGGCGGTGCCAGCCTCGGGCCCTGCGGCCACCGGCGCTGCGGCCCATGCCGGCCATGCCGGCCATGCCGCTCCCCCGCCCGCCGCCGGCGCGCCCGCCTCGGTGGGGCACCGGGCCGAGGGCATCGTGGAGGACGTGGACGCAAAGACCGGCTCGCTGAGCCTCAACCATGGCCCCGTTCCCACCTTGCGCTGGCCGGCCATGACCATGGAGTTCAAGGTGGCCAACGAAAGCCTGCTGCGCGACTTGAAGCCTGGTACCAAGGTCAGGTTCGAGTTCGTCGAGCGCGAACCGGGCGAATGGGTCATCACGTCCGTTTCCCGGATGTAA
- a CDS encoding efflux RND transporter permease subunit, whose amino-acid sequence MLAKIIGWSGRNPFVVLLATLFVVVGGLYAVLKTPLDALPDLSDVQVIVYTEYPGQAPQVVEDQVTYPLTTAMLAVPKSKVVRGFSFFGASFVYVIFEDGTDIYWARSRVLEYLNFAAGRLPKGVSPQLGPDATGVGWVYQYVLLAKDRTLAELRSIQDWYVRYQLTKAPGVAEVASLGGFVQTYQVTVDPAKLRSYGIPLSKVSQVIRDSNRDVGGRVVEMSETEYMVRGRGYLRGPADLETLAVKSDDGTPVLIRDIARVELAPDERRGLSELNGEGEVVSGIAMARYGQNALEVIHNLKLKIAEIASGLPAGVSIESVYDRSELIHRAIDTLTRTLIEESLIVAAVCVIFLLHVRSALVAILMLPVGVLIAFIAMRLLGMNSNLMSLGGIAIAIGAMVDAAIVMIENAHKHLERLPAGHTTAERAAAMLDACKEVGPALFFSLLIITVSFLPVFTLESQEGRLFSPLAYTKTFSMAGAALLSVTLVPVLMMLFIRGRILPEAKNPVNRFLIWAYRPMIAGVMRWKKTTILASVIVLLATLYPASRLGTEFMPTLNEGTLLYMPASLPGMSITKAAELLQTQNKIIKSFPEVASVYGKAGRANTATDPAPLEMFETVINLKPESEWREGMTVDKLIAEMDQALQFPGVSNAWTMPIKARIDMLSTGIRTPIGIKVFGKDLLEMERLAKEIEAVVKKVPGTTSAFAERITGGFYLNIEPDRAQLARYGLSVGELLDVISTALGGEIVTTTVEGRERYGVTVRYPRELRANPQLIEREVLVPTMEGRTMVPLGQVAKVQVARGTPGIRTENALLSAYIFVDIRNRDIGSYVAEARKAVAEQVKFPPGYYATWSGQFEYMERAIDRMKIVIPVTLLTIFLLLYLNFRRLTETLIVMLSVPFALVGGVWLLWMLGYNLSVAVAVGFIALAGVAAETGVVMLIYLDHAWDEARRRCEREGRRPQAADLYAAIMEGAVERVRPKMMTVVAIMAGLLPIMWGTGAGSEVMSRIAAPMVGGMISSTVLTLGVIPAIYALVKEWELRRAARTPNAASAARDAYAAAE is encoded by the coding sequence ATGCTTGCCAAGATCATCGGCTGGTCCGGCCGCAATCCCTTCGTCGTCCTGCTCGCCACCTTGTTCGTCGTCGTCGGCGGCCTCTATGCCGTGCTGAAGACGCCGCTGGATGCGCTGCCGGACCTGTCCGACGTCCAGGTCATCGTGTACACGGAGTACCCGGGGCAGGCGCCCCAGGTCGTCGAGGACCAGGTCACCTACCCGCTGACCACCGCCATGCTGGCGGTGCCCAAGTCGAAGGTCGTGCGGGGCTTCTCGTTCTTCGGCGCCTCCTTCGTCTACGTGATCTTCGAGGACGGCACCGACATCTACTGGGCGCGCAGCCGGGTACTGGAGTACCTGAACTTCGCGGCCGGCCGCCTGCCGAAAGGCGTGAGCCCGCAGCTCGGGCCCGACGCCACGGGCGTGGGCTGGGTGTACCAGTACGTGCTGCTCGCCAAGGACCGCACGCTCGCCGAGCTGCGCAGCATCCAGGACTGGTACGTGCGCTACCAACTCACGAAGGCCCCTGGCGTGGCCGAGGTCGCCTCCCTGGGCGGGTTCGTCCAGACCTACCAGGTTACCGTGGACCCGGCCAAGCTGCGTTCCTACGGCATTCCGCTGTCGAAGGTCTCGCAGGTCATCCGCGACTCCAACCGCGACGTGGGCGGACGCGTCGTCGAAATGTCGGAAACCGAGTACATGGTGCGCGGCAGGGGCTACCTGCGCGGGCCGGCGGACCTGGAGACCCTCGCGGTCAAGAGCGACGACGGCACGCCGGTCCTCATCCGCGACATCGCGCGGGTGGAGCTCGCACCCGACGAGCGCCGGGGGCTTTCGGAGCTCAACGGCGAAGGCGAAGTGGTGTCGGGCATCGCGATGGCCCGCTATGGTCAGAATGCGCTGGAGGTGATCCACAACCTCAAGCTCAAGATCGCCGAGATCGCGTCCGGGCTTCCCGCCGGTGTTTCGATCGAGTCGGTCTACGACCGGTCCGAGCTGATCCACCGTGCCATCGACACGCTCACGCGGACGCTGATCGAGGAAAGCCTGATCGTCGCAGCGGTGTGCGTCATCTTCCTGCTGCACGTGCGCTCGGCCCTGGTCGCGATCCTGATGCTGCCGGTGGGGGTGCTCATCGCCTTCATCGCGATGCGCCTGCTCGGGATGAACTCCAACCTCATGAGTCTGGGCGGCATTGCCATCGCCATCGGGGCCATGGTGGACGCGGCGATCGTGATGATCGAGAACGCCCACAAGCACCTGGAGCGCTTGCCGGCAGGGCACACCACGGCCGAGCGGGCCGCCGCGATGCTCGACGCCTGCAAGGAGGTGGGGCCCGCGCTCTTCTTCTCGCTGCTCATCATCACCGTGTCGTTCCTGCCGGTGTTCACGCTGGAGTCGCAAGAGGGGCGGCTGTTCTCGCCGCTGGCCTACACGAAGACCTTCTCGATGGCGGGCGCCGCGCTGCTGTCGGTGACGCTCGTGCCGGTGCTGATGATGCTGTTCATCCGCGGACGCATCCTGCCGGAGGCGAAGAACCCGGTGAACCGCTTCCTGATCTGGGCCTACCGCCCGATGATCGCCGGCGTGATGCGCTGGAAGAAGACGACCATCCTCGCCTCGGTGATCGTCTTGCTGGCCACCTTGTACCCCGCGAGCCGGCTCGGCACCGAGTTCATGCCCACGCTCAACGAGGGCACCCTGCTGTACATGCCTGCATCCCTGCCGGGCATGTCGATCACCAAGGCTGCCGAGCTGCTTCAGACGCAGAACAAGATCATCAAGAGCTTCCCCGAGGTGGCTTCGGTCTACGGCAAGGCGGGCCGCGCGAACACCGCCACCGACCCTGCCCCGCTGGAGATGTTCGAGACCGTCATCAACCTCAAGCCCGAATCCGAATGGCGCGAGGGGATGACGGTGGACAAGCTCATCGCCGAGATGGACCAGGCCCTCCAGTTCCCCGGTGTATCCAACGCCTGGACCATGCCGATCAAGGCCCGCATCGACATGCTCTCCACGGGCATCCGCACGCCCATCGGCATCAAGGTGTTCGGCAAGGACCTGCTGGAGATGGAGCGGCTGGCCAAGGAGATCGAGGCCGTCGTCAAGAAGGTCCCCGGCACGACCTCGGCCTTCGCCGAGCGCATCACGGGCGGCTTCTATCTCAACATTGAACCGGACCGCGCGCAGCTTGCGCGCTACGGGCTCTCGGTCGGGGAGCTGCTGGATGTGATCTCGACCGCGCTGGGCGGCGAGATCGTCACCACGACGGTCGAAGGACGGGAGCGTTATGGCGTGACGGTGCGCTATCCGCGCGAGCTGCGGGCCAACCCTCAGTTGATCGAGCGCGAGGTGCTGGTGCCGACGATGGAGGGCCGCACGATGGTCCCGCTCGGCCAGGTCGCGAAGGTGCAGGTGGCCCGCGGGACGCCCGGCATCCGGACGGAGAACGCGTTGCTGTCGGCGTACATCTTCGTCGACATCCGCAACCGCGACATCGGCTCCTACGTGGCCGAGGCGCGCAAGGCCGTGGCCGAGCAGGTGAAGTTCCCGCCCGGCTACTACGCCACCTGGAGCGGCCAGTTCGAGTACATGGAGCGCGCCATCGACCGCATGAAGATCGTCATTCCGGTGACCCTGCTGACGATCTTCCTGCTGCTGTACCTGAACTTCCGCCGCCTGACGGAAACGCTCATCGTGATGCTGTCGGTTCCCTTCGCGCTGGTCGGCGGCGTCTGGCTGCTGTGGATGCTCGGATACAACCTCTCCGTGGCGGTGGCGGTGGGCTTCATCGCGCTGGCCGGCGTGGCCGCGGAGACGGGCGTCGTGATGCTGATCTACCTCGATCACGCCTGGGACGAGGCGCGCCGACGGTGTGAACGGGAAGGCCGACGTCCGCAGGCGGCCGACCTCTACGCCGCCATCATGGAAGGTGCCGTCGAACGCGTGCGTCCGAAGATGATGACGGTCGTCGCGATCATGGCCGGCCTCCTGCCGATCATGTGGGGCACCGGTGCAGGCTCCGAGGTCATGAGCCGCATCGCCGCCCCCATGGTGGGCGGCATGATCTCCTCGACCGTGCTCACCCTGGGCGTCATCCCGGCGATCTACGCGCTGGTGAAGGAATGGGAGCTCAGACGCGCTGCGCGCACACCGAACGCGGCTTCCGCGGCGAGGGACGCTTACGCTGCCGCCGAGTGA
- a CDS encoding YoaK family protein, whose protein sequence is MFDFLRRLTGRERTVAANRQLGAVLAFVAGAINAGGFLAVGRYTSHMTGIVSAAADDMVLGHWMLALAGLALLVAFVLGAATTALLTNWARRRQMHSEYALSLLLEAALLVGFGVLGTRLADMADLLVPATVLVLCFVMGLQNAVVTKVSRAEIRTTHMTGIVTDLGIELGRLLYWNRSHERNALHYVVANRDKLKLHLLILGMFFGGAVTGATAFKTLGFLAALPFAAVLVVMAAMPVVDDFRHRWRRPVPHRS, encoded by the coding sequence ATGTTCGACTTCCTGCGCCGCCTGACCGGCCGTGAGCGCACGGTGGCGGCCAACCGGCAGTTGGGCGCCGTGCTCGCCTTCGTGGCCGGCGCCATCAACGCGGGCGGTTTCCTGGCCGTGGGCCGTTACACCTCGCACATGACCGGCATCGTCTCGGCGGCCGCCGATGACATGGTGCTCGGCCACTGGATGCTGGCACTGGCGGGCCTGGCCTTGCTCGTGGCTTTCGTGCTCGGTGCAGCCACCACCGCCTTGCTCACCAACTGGGCCCGGCGGCGGCAGATGCACAGCGAGTACGCGCTGTCGCTGCTGCTGGAGGCGGCGCTGCTCGTGGGCTTCGGCGTGCTGGGCACGCGGCTCGCGGACATGGCCGATCTGCTGGTGCCCGCCACGGTGTTGGTGCTGTGCTTCGTAATGGGCTTGCAGAACGCCGTCGTGACCAAGGTCTCACGCGCAGAGATCCGCACCACGCACATGACGGGGATCGTCACCGACCTCGGCATCGAACTGGGCCGGCTGCTCTACTGGAACCGCTCGCACGAGCGCAACGCGCTTCACTACGTCGTGGCCAACCGCGACAAGCTCAAGCTGCACCTGCTGATCCTCGGCATGTTCTTCGGCGGGGCGGTGACCGGCGCCACCGCCTTCAAGACGCTGGGTTTCCTGGCCGCGCTGCCCTTCGCGGCCGTGTTGGTGGTGATGGCCGCCATGCCGGTGGTCGACGACTTCCGCCATCGCTGGCGCCGGCCCGTGCCGCACCGCTCGTAG
- a CDS encoding ornithine cyclodeaminase family protein — translation MRVVDAEAVAAALDWPRLVAALRELFACGATVPSRHVHVVQAPGAEPVTSLLMPAWHGPYYGLKAINIAAGNAARGLPGLHAVYLLFDAATGVPLACMDGDELTARRTVATSALAASWLARPDARRLLVVGAGRLARRLPWAYRAVRPIEEVQIWARRPEQARALADEWRGQGLQARAVDDLEAAVRRADIVSCATLSTAPLVHGASLAAGSHLDLIGSFTPEMREADEACFAGARVAVDTDEALRKSGDLIAPVAGGVLDPTAVVTLQHLARGEAGGRQSAAERTVFKSVGMALEDLAAAILVHRSIAPAQPERSSPPEH, via the coding sequence ATGCGTGTCGTCGACGCCGAGGCGGTGGCCGCCGCGCTCGACTGGCCGCGCCTCGTCGCCGCCCTGCGCGAGCTGTTCGCCTGCGGCGCCACCGTGCCCTCGCGCCACGTGCATGTGGTGCAGGCCCCCGGGGCAGAACCCGTCACGAGCCTGCTGATGCCGGCCTGGCACGGGCCCTACTACGGCCTCAAGGCCATCAACATCGCCGCCGGCAACGCGGCGCGGGGCCTGCCGGGCTTGCACGCGGTCTACCTGCTGTTCGACGCCGCCACCGGCGTGCCGCTCGCCTGCATGGACGGCGACGAGCTCACCGCGCGGCGCACGGTCGCCACTTCTGCGCTCGCCGCCTCGTGGCTCGCGCGGCCCGACGCGCGCCGGCTGCTCGTGGTGGGCGCCGGTCGGCTCGCGCGGCGACTGCCCTGGGCGTACCGGGCCGTGCGGCCGATCGAGGAGGTGCAGATCTGGGCCCGACGTCCCGAGCAGGCCCGCGCGCTGGCCGACGAGTGGCGCGGCCAGGGGCTGCAGGCGCGGGCCGTGGACGACCTGGAAGCCGCGGTGCGACGGGCCGACATCGTCAGCTGCGCGACCCTTTCCACGGCGCCCTTGGTGCACGGCGCCTCGCTGGCTGCCGGCAGCCACCTCGACCTCATCGGCAGTTTCACGCCCGAGATGCGCGAAGCCGACGAGGCGTGCTTCGCCGGCGCGCGCGTGGCGGTGGACACCGACGAGGCGCTGCGCAAGAGCGGCGACCTGATCGCCCCGGTGGCCGGGGGCGTGCTCGACCCGACGGCGGTCGTCACGCTGCAGCATCTCGCCCGCGGCGAGGCTGGCGGGCGGCAGTCGGCCGCCGAGCGCACCGTGTTCAAGTCCGTCGGAATGGCGCTGGAGGACCTGGCCGCCGCCATCCTCGTGCACCGCTCGATCGCCCCTGCGCAGCCCGAGCGCTCCTCGCCGCCGGAGCACTGA
- a CDS encoding hybrid sensor histidine kinase/response regulator produces the protein MSPTPAIVSTSEPPRAPVRALEAGHGEMFRLMIQGVRDYAIFMLDPNGVVISWNEGAQRIKGYAAHEIIGQHFSRFYPQEALDRGWPEEELRIARREGRLEDEGWRLRKDGSRFWANVIITALRDAQGEVIGFTKVTRDLTERREHEERLRQSEENIRRLVEGVHGHAIFTVDADGRVMDWNAGAERVLGFRAVDIVGHPLAQLYPDEERQAARAEELLRAARTQGHAQDTGWRLRADGSRVWAETSLSALRGSDGTLRGYAAILRDLSERRRVQELETEGRRINEFIAMLAHELRNPIAPIANAAGVLERIARGSSDVSWCADIIRRQVTHLSRLVEDLLDVSRITSGKIQLRRERLDLREVVRKAVDASRALVEAYQHRLEVDLPPEPLPVEGDETRLTQVVVNLLNNATKYTPRGGHVRIVLQREEPGQEQGREPWAVLRVIDNGIGMSPTLLATAFDLFVQGERTIDRAEGGLGIGLTLVRRIVKLHGGQTKASSPGPGLGSELTVRLPLAAVAPGEAAEPLPAEPEGGRRVLVVDDNRDAADSLAQLLGMCGHSVWVAYDGAHAIELAARHVPDVILLDLGLPGMDGFEVARRLRGIPQLRAALLVAVTGYGQEGDRRAVADAGFGVHLVKPVGPEELLQVVEGRAA, from the coding sequence ATGAGCCCGACGCCCGCCATCGTTTCGACGTCCGAGCCGCCGCGAGCGCCCGTGCGTGCGCTCGAGGCCGGTCATGGCGAGATGTTTCGCCTGATGATTCAGGGCGTGCGCGATTACGCGATCTTCATGCTCGATCCCAACGGCGTGGTGATCTCGTGGAACGAGGGCGCGCAACGCATCAAGGGCTATGCGGCGCACGAGATCATCGGGCAGCACTTCTCGCGCTTCTATCCGCAAGAGGCGCTCGACCGCGGCTGGCCCGAGGAGGAACTGCGCATCGCCCGGCGCGAGGGTCGCCTGGAGGACGAAGGCTGGCGCCTGCGCAAGGACGGTTCCCGCTTCTGGGCCAACGTCATCATCACCGCCCTGCGCGACGCGCAAGGCGAGGTGATCGGTTTCACGAAGGTCACCCGCGACCTGACGGAGCGGCGCGAGCACGAGGAGCGCCTGCGCCAGAGCGAGGAGAACATCCGCCGCCTGGTCGAGGGCGTGCACGGTCACGCGATCTTCACGGTGGACGCCGACGGCCGCGTGATGGACTGGAACGCCGGCGCCGAGCGCGTGCTCGGCTTCCGTGCGGTGGACATCGTCGGGCACCCGCTCGCGCAGCTGTATCCGGACGAGGAGCGCCAGGCCGCCCGTGCCGAGGAGCTGCTGCGGGCGGCGCGCACGCAGGGCCATGCGCAGGACACCGGCTGGCGCCTGCGCGCCGACGGCAGCCGCGTGTGGGCCGAGACGAGCCTGAGCGCCCTGCGTGGCAGCGACGGTACGCTGCGCGGCTACGCGGCCATCCTGCGCGACCTCTCCGAGCGGCGGCGCGTGCAGGAGCTCGAGACCGAGGGCCGCCGCATCAATGAGTTCATCGCGATGCTGGCGCATGAGCTGCGCAACCCCATCGCCCCCATCGCGAACGCGGCCGGCGTGCTGGAGCGCATCGCGCGCGGCTCGTCCGACGTTTCCTGGTGCGCCGACATCATCCGGCGGCAGGTCACGCATCTGTCGCGCCTGGTCGAGGACCTGCTCGACGTGAGCCGCATCACCAGCGGCAAGATCCAACTGCGCCGCGAGCGATTGGACCTGCGCGAAGTGGTGCGCAAGGCGGTGGACGCCAGCCGCGCGCTGGTCGAGGCCTATCAGCACCGGCTGGAGGTGGACCTGCCGCCCGAGCCGCTGCCGGTGGAGGGCGACGAGACGCGGCTCACGCAGGTGGTCGTGAACCTGCTGAACAACGCCACCAAGTACACGCCGCGCGGCGGGCACGTGCGCATCGTCTTGCAGCGCGAGGAGCCGGGCCAGGAGCAGGGCCGGGAGCCCTGGGCGGTGCTGCGCGTGATCGACAACGGCATCGGCATGTCGCCCACGCTGCTGGCCACCGCCTTCGATCTCTTCGTGCAGGGCGAACGCACGATCGATCGCGCCGAGGGCGGGCTGGGCATCGGGCTGACGCTGGTGCGCCGCATCGTCAAGCTGCACGGCGGCCAGACGAAGGCGTCCAGCCCGGGGCCCGGGCTGGGCAGCGAACTGACCGTGCGCCTGCCACTGGCCGCCGTGGCGCCCGGCGAGGCGGCTGAACCGTTGCCCGCCGAGCCCGAGGGAGGGCGCCGCGTGCTGGTGGTCGACGACAACCGCGATGCGGCCGACAGCCTGGCGCAGCTGCTCGGCATGTGCGGCCATTCCGTCTGGGTGGCGTACGACGGCGCGCACGCGATCGAGCTCGCCGCGCGGCACGTGCCCGATGTGATCCTGCTCGACCTCGGCCTGCCCGGCATGGACGGCTTCGAGGTCGCACGCCGGCTGCGCGGCATTCCGCAACTGCGGGCCGCGCTGCTCGTGGCCGTGACCGGCTACGGGCAGGAGGGGGACCGGCGCGCGGTGGCCGACGCCGGGTTCGGCGTCCATCTCGTCAAGCCGGTGGGGCCGGAGGAGTTGCTGCAGGTGGTCGAGGGGCGGGCGGCGTGA
- a CDS encoding NADH:flavin oxidoreductase/NADH oxidase — protein sequence MPHLFDPYTLRGVTLRNRIAVSPMCQYSAVEGLPTDWHTVHLGGLARGGAGLVVIEATAVSPDGRITPGCTGLWSERHAQAFEPLVRVIAAAGAVPGLQIGHAGRKASANRPWEGDDHMPEGDPRGWPTISPSAVPFGGQLGKVPRAMSHEDIARVRADFVAAARRARDIGVQWLMLHFAHGYLGQSFLSVHANQRDDEYGGSFENRSRFLLETLAAVREVWPADRVLSARLGVLEFDGRDEETLAESIELARRFKAAGLDFLDVSIGFSTPKAKVPWGPALLAPIAARVRRESGLPVATSWYISHPEQADAMVREEQVDLVMLGRPMLENPHWPYLAAKKLGVERAAWTLPAPYAHWLQRYRT from the coding sequence ATGCCCCATCTGTTCGATCCGTACACGCTGCGCGGGGTCACGCTGCGCAACCGCATCGCCGTCTCGCCGATGTGCCAGTACTCTGCCGTGGAAGGCCTGCCCACCGACTGGCACACGGTGCACCTGGGCGGCCTGGCCCGCGGCGGCGCCGGGCTGGTGGTGATCGAGGCCACCGCGGTCTCGCCGGACGGGCGCATCACACCGGGATGCACCGGCTTGTGGTCCGAGCGCCACGCGCAGGCGTTCGAGCCGCTGGTGCGTGTCATCGCCGCAGCAGGCGCCGTGCCCGGGCTGCAGATCGGCCATGCCGGACGCAAGGCGAGCGCCAATCGACCCTGGGAGGGCGACGATCATATGCCGGAGGGCGACCCCCGCGGCTGGCCCACGATCTCGCCCTCGGCGGTGCCGTTCGGCGGGCAGCTGGGCAAGGTCCCGCGGGCCATGTCGCACGAGGACATCGCCCGGGTGCGGGCGGACTTCGTTGCCGCCGCGCGGCGAGCGCGCGACATCGGCGTGCAGTGGCTCATGCTGCACTTCGCGCACGGCTACCTGGGGCAGAGCTTCCTGTCGGTGCACGCCAACCAGCGCGACGACGAGTACGGTGGCAGCTTCGAGAACCGCAGCCGCTTCCTGCTGGAGACGCTGGCCGCCGTGCGAGAGGTGTGGCCCGCCGACCGCGTGCTGAGCGCCCGGCTCGGGGTCCTCGAGTTCGACGGCCGCGACGAGGAGACGCTGGCCGAGTCGATCGAGCTGGCCCGGCGCTTCAAGGCGGCGGGGCTCGACTTCCTGGACGTGAGCATCGGCTTCTCGACTCCGAAGGCCAAGGTGCCCTGGGGCCCGGCGCTGCTGGCGCCGATCGCGGCGCGGGTGCGCCGCGAGTCGGGGCTGCCGGTGGCCACGAGCTGGTACATCAGCCACCCCGAGCAGGCCGACGCGATGGTGCGCGAGGAGCAGGTGGACCTGGTGATGCTGGGCCGGCCGATGCTGGAGAACCCGCATTGGCCCTACCTCGCCGCCAAGAAGCTGGGCGTCGAGCGCGCGGCCTGGACCCTGCCTGCGCCCTACGCCCACTGGCTGCAGCGCTACCGCACCTGA